One genomic region from Streptomyces sp. NBC_00582 encodes:
- a CDS encoding roadblock/LC7 domain-containing protein, translating into MTSRDTGATAWVLEPILQVPHVVAAVMLTRDGLVTGYTDALSQPSAERVAAITSTVQGACRTAAAAFADRDRAEVRQIVIESDHGYVLIVPTDHGTCVAAYGDGEVRLDLLAHRVHSQVARLGEKAMAAASRGADDNAPA; encoded by the coding sequence ATGACCAGCCGCGACACGGGCGCCACCGCATGGGTGCTGGAGCCGATCCTGCAGGTGCCGCACGTGGTGGCCGCCGTCATGCTGACCCGGGACGGCCTCGTGACGGGGTACACCGACGCGCTGTCGCAGCCGTCGGCCGAACGGGTCGCCGCCATCACCAGCACCGTGCAGGGGGCGTGCCGGACGGCCGCGGCCGCCTTCGCCGACCGGGACAGGGCCGAGGTGCGACAGATCGTCATCGAGTCCGACCACGGGTACGTCCTCATCGTGCCGACGGACCACGGCACCTGTGTGGCCGCGTACGGCGACGGCGAGGTGCGCCTGGACCTGCTGGCGCACCGGGTGCACTCCCAGGTGGCGCGACTGGGTGAGAAGGCCATGGCGGCCGCGTCCAGAGGAGCCGACGACAACGCTCCGGCATGA
- a CDS encoding ATP-binding protein: protein MIELPDLVAGGLAVGTLSALALGGGLLRLRRQRGRAYAEIAALRTRLDGTVRAFTAEVEHLAAHRVPAAARRVAHPHLDVPGPLQPLTVGTPLGIALENVLLALQSEVVAQRTRVDAAAQAGMRGATREIQAALYRLQDALRGLQQRYDDPELAQTLFRLDHENEQSLRRAQVTAVVCGAWVGLAREESHVVDAVTGGQARLAGYRRVRVHNHLEPGTALVSHAVEPVAIIVGELLDNALRHSSPDTDVVVGLEHVAHGVCVTVDDAGLGMTRDERERAQRLVAGDEPILLTALGDPPRMGLAAIGRLTRQFDLGVDVSSASPYGGVRAVLRVDSHLLSRIDPEERPPSASAARTTRRPAPERTAPSHTYGTENPVAEPAGHDGPGDADGLPQRRRRSRVAVPEDSATARPARRPERSAAALGALQSGTAAARAGKDEPATSREAAGDDTDETDHAEGGAAR, encoded by the coding sequence ATGATCGAATTACCGGACTTGGTGGCCGGCGGTCTGGCCGTCGGCACACTGTCCGCGCTCGCCCTGGGCGGCGGCCTGCTGCGGCTCAGGCGACAACGCGGGCGGGCGTACGCGGAGATCGCCGCCCTGCGCACCCGACTCGACGGCACGGTCCGGGCGTTCACGGCCGAGGTCGAGCATCTGGCGGCGCACCGCGTGCCCGCCGCCGCCCGCCGGGTCGCCCATCCGCATCTCGACGTCCCGGGCCCGCTCCAGCCGTTGACGGTCGGCACCCCCCTCGGGATCGCCCTGGAGAACGTCCTGCTCGCGCTCCAGTCCGAGGTGGTCGCTCAGCGCACCCGGGTCGACGCCGCCGCCCAGGCCGGGATGCGCGGCGCCACCCGGGAGATCCAGGCCGCCCTGTACCGCCTCCAGGACGCCCTGCGCGGGCTGCAACAGCGCTACGACGATCCGGAGCTGGCCCAGACCCTGTTCCGGCTCGACCACGAGAACGAGCAGTCGCTGCGCCGCGCCCAGGTCACCGCCGTGGTCTGCGGCGCCTGGGTGGGCCTCGCCCGCGAGGAGTCCCACGTCGTGGACGCGGTGACCGGCGGCCAGGCCCGGCTCGCGGGCTACCGGCGGGTGCGGGTCCACAACCATCTGGAGCCCGGCACCGCCCTCGTCTCGCACGCCGTCGAACCCGTCGCGATCATCGTCGGCGAGCTGCTCGACAACGCGCTGCGGCACTCCTCGCCCGACACCGACGTCGTGGTCGGCCTGGAACACGTCGCCCACGGTGTGTGCGTCACCGTCGACGACGCCGGCCTCGGCATGACCCGCGACGAACGCGAGCGCGCCCAGCGGCTGGTGGCCGGCGACGAACCGATCCTGCTGACCGCGCTGGGCGATCCGCCGCGCATGGGACTGGCCGCGATCGGCCGCCTCACCCGCCAGTTCGACCTGGGCGTCGACGTCTCCTCGGCCTCGCCGTACGGCGGGGTGCGCGCGGTGCTGCGCGTCGACAGTCATCTGCTCAGCAGGATCGACCCCGAGGAGCGGCCGCCGTCGGCGAGCGCCGCGCGCACCACGCGCCGGCCCGCACCTGAACGCACGGCCCCCTCCCACACGTACGGAACGGAGAACCCGGTCGCGGAGCCCGCCGGGCACGACGGCCCCGGCGACGCCGACGGCCTGCCCCAGCGCCGCCGCCGTAGCCGGGTGGCCGTGCCCGAGGACTCCGCGACCGCCCGGCCGGCCCGCCGTCCGGAACGGTCCGCCGCCGCGCTGGGCGCGCTGCAGTCCGGCACCGCGGCGGCCCGCGCCGGCAAGGACGAGCCGGCCACCTCGCGGGAGGCGGCCGGGGACGACACCGACGAGACCGACCACGCAGAAGGAGGAGCGGCCCGATGA
- a CDS encoding cytochrome P450, whose protein sequence is MTAYPPDRRDFSRSAPVRLWEEGFASDPRHYYGALRAQGPVGWAELAPGVPAYVVTDRRAALDVLHDDETFSHDPRAWETTVPVDSPVLGMMRWRPNALFSDGAAHVRYRTTLIDVFDLVEPHDLRGRVHRAVRLLAGRIGPRGEADLVGDFARPLLALVLNDLFGLPDHEGDRLNESLGTMMEGGARAAEGEARYAQYVLELIAAKARTPGHDLPSRLLDHPARLTREEVTWQVFLTLGAGYEPTANLLSNTLSRILGNPAYYSTLTNGARPVLDAVVEVLHHETPLANYGIYYAREPVSFHGVWLRDAVPVVVSYGALGHFSEQEDTAGRHPNDASHLSWGAGPHACPVKQHTLLLVTEAIEQLTQWLPDLDPVLPRERLAWRPGPFHRSLTALPVRFSPRSPSSDQPSDQPGALS, encoded by the coding sequence GTGACCGCCTACCCCCCGGACCGGCGGGACTTCTCGCGTTCGGCGCCGGTGCGCCTGTGGGAGGAGGGCTTCGCCTCGGACCCGCGCCACTACTACGGCGCCCTGCGCGCCCAGGGGCCGGTGGGCTGGGCGGAGCTGGCCCCCGGGGTGCCGGCGTACGTCGTCACCGACCGGCGGGCCGCGCTGGACGTGCTGCACGACGACGAGACCTTCTCGCACGACCCGAGAGCCTGGGAGACGACGGTCCCCGTCGACTCGCCGGTGCTGGGCATGATGCGGTGGCGGCCCAACGCGCTGTTCTCCGACGGCGCCGCCCATGTCCGCTACCGCACCACCCTGATCGATGTGTTCGACCTGGTGGAACCGCACGACCTGCGCGGCCGGGTGCACCGGGCGGTACGGCTGCTCGCGGGCCGGATCGGTCCGCGCGGCGAGGCCGATCTGGTCGGGGACTTCGCGCGGCCGCTGCTGGCGCTGGTCCTCAACGACCTGTTCGGGCTGCCGGACCACGAGGGCGACCGGCTCAACGAGAGCCTGGGCACGATGATGGAGGGCGGCGCGCGGGCCGCCGAGGGCGAGGCGCGGTACGCCCAGTACGTCCTGGAGCTGATCGCGGCCAAGGCGCGCACGCCCGGGCACGACCTGCCGAGCCGGCTGCTGGACCACCCGGCCCGGCTCACCCGCGAGGAGGTCACCTGGCAGGTGTTCCTCACCCTCGGCGCGGGCTACGAGCCGACCGCGAACCTGCTGTCCAACACGCTCTCCCGGATCCTGGGCAACCCGGCCTACTACTCCACCCTCACCAACGGCGCCCGCCCGGTGCTGGACGCGGTGGTGGAGGTCCTGCACCACGAGACACCGCTGGCCAACTACGGCATCTACTACGCGCGCGAGCCGGTCTCCTTCCACGGGGTGTGGCTGCGGGACGCGGTGCCGGTCGTGGTGTCGTACGGGGCGCTCGGACACTTCTCCGAGCAGGAGGACACCGCCGGACGGCATCCGAACGACGCCTCGCATCTGTCGTGGGGCGCGGGCCCGCACGCCTGCCCGGTCAAACAGCACACGCTGCTGCTCGTCACCGAGGCCATCGAGCAGCTCACCCAGTGGCTGCCGGACCTGGACCCGGTCCTGCCCCGGGAGCGGCTGGCCTGGCGCCCCGGGCCGTTCCACCGCTCGCTGACCGCTCTGCCCGTCCGTTTCAGCCCCCGCTCGCCCTCGTCCGACCAGCCGTCCGACCAGCCAGGAGCCCTTTCGTGA
- a CDS encoding IS630 family transposase produces the protein MSRPGPKIPPLSVTDAQRAVLDGWLRRRTTAQALAQRSRIVLECAEGHSIMEVSRRLRIAPDTVRTWRRRFIERGLDGLCDDPRPGVPRKITDADVERVIVKTLEETPKNATHWSTRSMAAATGMSQSTVSRIWRAFALAPHRSQTFKLSTDPLFIDKVRDVVGLYLDPPEKALVLCVDEKSQIQALDRSQPVLPMVPGVPERRSHDYVRAGTTTLFAALEVATGKVIGSLHRRHRAAEFKKFLAKLDKEVPADLQVHLILDNYATHKTPDIKRWLLSHPRFHLHFTPTSASWLNLVERWFAELTQKKLKRGVHRSVQALERDIRSWLADWNEHPRPFIWTKSADEILDKVAAYCRRISDSGH, from the coding sequence ATGAGTCGTCCGGGTCCGAAGATTCCGCCGTTGTCAGTAACTGATGCCCAGCGGGCGGTGCTGGACGGTTGGTTACGTCGCCGTACGACGGCTCAGGCGTTGGCTCAGCGGTCGCGGATCGTGCTGGAGTGCGCCGAAGGCCACTCGATCATGGAGGTGTCCCGCCGGCTGCGGATCGCTCCGGACACGGTCCGCACCTGGCGGCGCCGCTTCATCGAGCGGGGGCTGGACGGCTTGTGCGACGACCCGCGGCCCGGCGTCCCCCGTAAGATCACCGATGCCGACGTCGAGCGGGTCATCGTCAAGACGCTCGAGGAGACGCCGAAGAACGCGACCCACTGGTCGACGAGGTCGATGGCCGCGGCCACGGGAATGTCGCAGTCGACGGTGTCACGGATATGGCGGGCGTTCGCTCTGGCCCCGCACCGGTCGCAGACGTTCAAGCTGTCCACCGACCCGCTGTTCATCGACAAGGTTCGCGACGTCGTCGGTCTGTATCTCGATCCGCCGGAGAAGGCCCTGGTCCTTTGTGTGGACGAGAAGTCGCAGATCCAGGCCCTGGACCGATCCCAGCCGGTCCTGCCGATGGTGCCAGGAGTTCCCGAACGACGCAGCCACGACTACGTCCGGGCCGGCACCACGACCCTCTTCGCCGCTCTCGAGGTCGCCACCGGCAAGGTCATCGGCTCCCTCCACCGCCGCCACCGGGCAGCGGAGTTCAAGAAGTTCCTCGCGAAGCTCGACAAGGAAGTCCCGGCTGATCTGCAGGTTCATCTGATCCTGGACAACTACGCGACCCACAAGACGCCCGACATCAAGCGGTGGCTGCTATCCCATCCGCGGTTCCACCTGCACTTCACGCCGACCAGCGCATCCTGGCTGAACCTGGTCGAGCGGTGGTTCGCCGAGCTGACCCAGAAGAAGCTCAAGCGCGGCGTCCACCGCTCCGTCCAAGCCCTCGAACGCGACATCCGCAGCTGGCTCGCCGACTGGAACGAACACCCGAGGCCGTTCATCTGGACCAAGTCCGCCGACGAGATCCTCGA
- a CDS encoding DUF742 domain-containing protein has protein sequence MTGRPAGRPLVPAYLSTGGVARPSRPHMERLTVLALTGEPPRGGPPEELPAAGLALLEALEGGSLAVVEAAALLRLPVSAVRVLAADLADRRLVLARPPIPPAGRFDPDLLKRVADGLRALKHD, from the coding sequence ATGACCGGCCGTCCGGCCGGCCGCCCTCTGGTCCCCGCGTATCTGTCGACCGGGGGCGTGGCCCGGCCCAGCCGCCCGCACATGGAGCGGCTGACGGTGCTCGCCCTGACCGGGGAGCCGCCGAGGGGCGGCCCGCCCGAGGAACTGCCCGCCGCCGGACTCGCCCTGCTGGAAGCGCTGGAGGGCGGCTCGCTGGCCGTGGTGGAGGCGGCGGCGCTGCTGCGGCTCCCGGTGTCCGCGGTGCGGGTGCTGGCGGCCGATCTCGCCGACCGCCGGCTGGTCCTCGCCCGGCCGCCCATCCCGCCCGCCGGGCGGTTCGATCCCGACCTGCTGAAGAGAGTGGCCGATGGCCTCCGCGCCCTCAAGCACGACTAG
- a CDS encoding IS481 family transposase, giving the protein MSHRNARLTVHGRRLLVERVCGGRPVAHVAAEMGISRATAHKWIRRWRAEGELGLHDRPSRPLTTPHRTAAAVEARVCRLRQDRKLGPARLGPVLGLPPSTVHRILTRHGLNRLAHLDRPTGQLIRRYERDRPGELIHVDVKKLGRIPDGGGHKVLGRQAGRATRSGMGFDYIHSAVDDHSRLAYSEIHADEKAATCADFLRRAAAFFQTTGIDRIERVLTDNAWPYRKSFAWQQALADLGAAGKLTRAYRPQTNGKVERFNRTLLDEWAYLKPYTNNGERTAALADFLHTYNHHRCHTALGGQPPISRVNNAAGQYT; this is encoded by the coding sequence GTGTCCCACCGTAATGCCCGGTTGACCGTTCACGGCAGGCGGCTGCTCGTCGAACGTGTCTGCGGTGGCCGCCCGGTCGCGCATGTCGCGGCGGAAATGGGCATCTCGCGGGCCACGGCCCACAAGTGGATCCGCCGCTGGCGGGCGGAGGGCGAGCTGGGGCTGCACGACCGCCCCAGCCGTCCGCTGACGACACCCCACCGCACGGCGGCAGCGGTAGAGGCCCGCGTGTGCCGGCTGCGCCAGGACCGCAAACTGGGCCCCGCCCGCCTCGGCCCGGTCCTGGGCCTGCCCCCCTCGACCGTGCACCGCATCCTCACCCGCCACGGCCTCAACCGGCTTGCGCACCTGGACCGGCCCACCGGACAGCTCATCCGCCGCTACGAACGCGACCGGCCCGGCGAACTCATCCACGTCGACGTCAAGAAACTCGGCCGCATCCCCGACGGCGGCGGCCACAAGGTCCTGGGCCGTCAAGCGGGCCGGGCCACTCGCAGCGGGATGGGCTTCGACTACATCCACTCCGCCGTCGACGACCACAGCCGCCTCGCCTACAGCGAGATCCACGCGGACGAGAAGGCCGCCACCTGCGCAGACTTCCTCCGCCGGGCCGCGGCCTTCTTCCAGACCACGGGCATCGACCGCATCGAGCGGGTCCTGACCGACAACGCCTGGCCCTACCGCAAGAGCTTCGCCTGGCAGCAGGCGCTTGCCGACCTCGGCGCGGCCGGCAAGCTGACCCGCGCCTACCGGCCGCAGACCAACGGCAAGGTCGAACGCTTCAACCGCACCCTGCTCGACGAGTGGGCCTACCTCAAGCCCTACACGAACAACGGCGAGCGCACCGCGGCCCTGGCAGACTTTCTGCACACCTACAACCACCACCGCTGCCACACCGCACTCGGCGGTCAGCCACCGATCAGCCGTGTGAACAACGCTGCGGGTCAATACACCTAG
- a CDS encoding GTP-binding protein, with translation MASAPSSTTSAPSSTTGTTSGADRVHLPDTARDLVKILVAGPFGVGKTTLIGSVSEIRPLHTEEPLSEASAEVDDLAGVRDKTTTTVAIDFGRVSLPGGVVLYLFGTPGQERFRALWDDIAYGALGALVLVDGRRLDASFDVLGLVEESGLPYAVAFNEFPDAPRHHGMERLRRALDLEADTPMVTCDARDPNSSIHALLALVDHLISRDPVEAR, from the coding sequence ATGGCCTCCGCGCCCTCAAGCACGACTAGCGCACCCTCGAGCACGACCGGCACGACCTCCGGGGCCGATCGCGTCCATCTCCCCGACACCGCCCGCGACCTGGTGAAGATCCTGGTCGCGGGGCCGTTCGGGGTGGGCAAGACGACCCTGATCGGTTCGGTGTCCGAGATCCGGCCGCTGCACACCGAGGAGCCTCTGAGCGAGGCGTCCGCCGAGGTGGACGATCTGGCGGGGGTGCGGGACAAGACGACCACGACCGTCGCCATCGACTTCGGCCGGGTGAGTCTGCCCGGCGGAGTGGTGCTGTACCTGTTCGGCACACCCGGCCAGGAGCGGTTCCGGGCGCTGTGGGACGACATCGCCTACGGCGCGCTCGGCGCGCTCGTCCTGGTGGACGGCCGCCGGCTCGACGCGTCGTTCGACGTGCTGGGGCTGGTCGAGGAGAGCGGACTGCCGTACGCGGTGGCCTTCAACGAGTTCCCGGACGCGCCCCGGCACCACGGGATGGAGCGGCTGCGCCGGGCCCTGGACCTGGAGGCGGACACGCCGATGGTGACCTGCGACGCGCGGGATCCGAACTCCTCGATCCACGCGCTGCTGGCGCTGGTCGACCATCTGATCAGCCGTGACCCGGTGGAGGCCCGGTGA